Proteins found in one Gemmatimonadota bacterium genomic segment:
- a CDS encoding FtsX-like permease family protein → MFYTHLTHSIRWISRNRVYSALNVLGLALGFGSVLIIGLYTYQSMQFDNFHTKGNQIYRTILQVKLQESDPYFISGVMSPIGPLLRDELPEVINYARLRSASATEKMFIQADTDLFEIEQSFYADPQILSIFDFELVQGKPDDLLKSPFTAVLTTTLAQRVYGGQNPVGESFQWHDQTYTVGGVVESPPWNSSIQFELLISYSTAQSHTTDLERGWNGGNTYTYLLLRDNSETSEIESKAMSLVNDRGRSGLGSAVTEFVLQPLADVHLHSAHIGGEDQARWVNWNKGDIEDIRQLAAIAALVLIVSTLNLVNLSASKLTSRFREMGVRAALGADRIQLVLPTVAETVIVYGCALIGTFSLMYLVISILSNMNLIVIKPELLALVDYIVIAGASVCIVILHSAVISLASSWKLWFQKPSALLQPADTATQRKSVQYAFIFVQTTIWTLLVTCAIFVVEQARYMEEKEIGFEKRDIMLLPIGTDVDYRTAKQEFGKFAGVAETAASGWEFGGTTQMYMNMRFGDREEQPQVHLLPVDNDFIGLYGLSIAEGRVFSSSGSDNPLEFVVNRSFVRQMGWLDPIGQQMGFPFSGEFGRVVGVIDDFHWTSMHDPIGPLAMYLGQIPPRFFFMPTELPVLSVKLNPGTQTQTMNDLARTWQDLIPQRSFTYSFIEDSFTDLYQSEFRASKITGIFALMTVLITCIGLFSVTRIAVVRRMKEIGVRKVLGASLLNVTWLLLRDFVVLIGVSVVVAWTIAYYLLNQWIQDFAYRIELEPVTFLAAGVSTLVIVVLTTLYHVLPASSANPVDILKTE, encoded by the coding sequence GACCATACTCCAAGTCAAGTTGCAGGAATCGGATCCCTATTTCATAAGCGGCGTAATGTCGCCTATCGGTCCGTTGCTCAGAGACGAGCTTCCCGAAGTGATCAACTATGCCCGATTGCGAAGCGCTTCCGCAACGGAGAAGATGTTCATACAAGCCGATACGGACTTGTTTGAAATCGAGCAGTCATTCTATGCGGACCCACAGATACTGAGCATATTCGATTTCGAACTGGTGCAGGGCAAGCCGGATGATCTGCTGAAATCCCCATTCACCGCTGTATTGACCACGACACTGGCTCAACGGGTATACGGCGGGCAAAACCCGGTGGGCGAGTCCTTTCAGTGGCACGATCAAACGTACACGGTAGGAGGTGTCGTTGAATCGCCACCCTGGAATTCATCGATTCAATTCGAACTCCTGATCTCTTATTCTACCGCCCAATCTCATACGACGGATCTGGAACGGGGATGGAACGGCGGCAATACCTATACCTACCTTCTCCTTCGTGACAATTCGGAGACATCCGAGATTGAATCCAAGGCCATGTCGCTGGTGAATGACCGGGGTCGGAGCGGGTTGGGATCCGCAGTCACCGAGTTCGTGCTGCAACCGCTTGCCGACGTCCATCTGCATTCGGCACATATAGGCGGGGAAGATCAGGCCCGGTGGGTCAACTGGAACAAAGGCGACATCGAGGATATCAGGCAATTGGCTGCCATTGCGGCGCTGGTTCTCATCGTTTCGACACTGAACCTGGTAAATTTATCTGCGTCCAAGCTCACGTCCCGATTCAGGGAGATGGGCGTGCGGGCGGCTTTGGGCGCCGACCGTATACAACTCGTTCTTCCTACGGTCGCGGAAACCGTCATCGTATATGGGTGCGCGCTGATCGGTACTTTTTCCTTGATGTACCTGGTGATTTCGATCCTGAGCAATATGAATCTCATCGTGATAAAACCAGAGCTACTCGCATTGGTGGATTACATTGTCATTGCAGGGGCCTCTGTTTGCATAGTGATCCTTCACAGTGCCGTTATCAGCCTCGCTTCGTCGTGGAAGCTATGGTTCCAAAAGCCGTCCGCTCTACTTCAGCCGGCCGATACGGCAACCCAAAGAAAGTCCGTTCAATATGCATTCATCTTTGTCCAGACGACTATATGGACGCTGCTGGTGACGTGTGCGATATTCGTCGTTGAACAGGCCCGGTACATGGAGGAGAAAGAGATTGGTTTCGAGAAACGGGATATCATGCTCTTGCCCATCGGCACCGATGTCGACTACCGGACCGCCAAGCAAGAGTTTGGCAAATTTGCCGGTGTTGCCGAGACGGCCGCGTCAGGATGGGAGTTTGGCGGTACCACCCAGATGTACATGAATATGAGATTCGGGGATCGCGAGGAACAACCACAGGTACACTTGTTGCCGGTCGACAATGACTTCATAGGGCTGTACGGCCTGAGCATCGCGGAAGGACGTGTGTTTTCTTCCTCCGGTTCGGACAATCCGCTGGAGTTCGTCGTGAACCGGAGTTTCGTCAGGCAAATGGGATGGCTGGACCCCATCGGCCAACAGATGGGATTCCCTTTTTCGGGTGAATTCGGACGCGTTGTCGGCGTGATCGACGACTTTCACTGGACATCGATGCACGACCCCATCGGACCTCTAGCGATGTATCTTGGTCAGATACCGCCCCGGTTCTTCTTTATGCCGACGGAACTCCCCGTGTTGTCCGTCAAACTGAATCCCGGTACGCAGACGCAAACGATGAACGACCTGGCAAGGACCTGGCAGGACCTGATCCCGCAGCGGTCCTTCACCTATTCATTTATCGAAGACAGTTTCACCGATCTGTATCAGTCCGAATTCAGGGCTAGCAAGATCACGGGCATTTTCGCATTGATGACGGTACTCATCACCTGTATCGGATTGTTCAGTGTGACCAGAATAGCCGTAGTCCGCCGGATGAAGGAAATAGGCGTGCGCAAGGTCCTTGGCGCTTCGTTACTGAACGTGACCTGGCTGTTGCTGCGGGATTTCGTCGTGCTTATCGGGGTCTCGGTCGTGGTTGCCTGGACCATTGCCTACTATCTCCTCAATCAGTGGATCCAGGATTTCGCATACCGAATAGAGCTGGAACCGGTCACGTTTCTGGCAGCAGGAGTGAGTACGTTAGTCATTGTCGTACTGACGACATTGTACCATGTTCTGCCTGCTTCTTCTGCCAACCCTGTAGACATATTAAAGACCGAATAG